The Pecten maximus chromosome 14, xPecMax1.1, whole genome shotgun sequence genome includes a region encoding these proteins:
- the LOC117342078 gene encoding beta-1,3-galactosyltransferase brn-like, which yields MKCYRISRVKNSVLVFCVTCLLFISIHDFLQQHTGPDRYDDITTFPKYNFGFFFPLEIDLRKIVEDKIVNDTEPDYSPINKHPFRYIHRPSTCSFNTKQSLGFDMSPNLLVLVKSAVKNDRLRMTIRMSWGRTKRRNVKIVFLVADSPQTSQFISLESQTYQDIVQEDFIDNYSNNTLKTIMGYSWAVKYCSKADFFLFVDDDHFVNIPKVLLYIKSIPENERKTVFYGKKVVSAVPSRADSKWAISKIHFPFHLFPSYLGGGAYLTSYSCALRFYHAFPYVDFFWIDDVYLGIVAHKLNITAKHVKQFITNEENPSLDRGFFSHFNNHNAEDMIKAWQRAQDKYV from the coding sequence ATGAAATGTTACAGGATATCTCGGGTAAAAAACAGTGTTCTTGTGTTTTGTGTCACGTGTTTACTGTTTATTTCCATTCATGACTTTTTACAACAGCATACTGGACCAGACCGATATGATGATATCACAACTTTTCCAAAATATAACTTCGGATTTTTCTTCCCGTTAGAAATAGATCTCCGTAAAATTGTAGAAGATAAGATTGTGAATGATACGGAACCGGATTACTCTCCGATAAACAAACATCCGTTCAGATACATCCACCGTCCATCAACATGTTCCTTCAATACAAAACAAAGTTTAGGATTTGATATGTCTCCAAACCTGTTAGTTCTAGTCAAATCCGCCGTCAAAAACGACCGTCTGAGAATGACTATACGGATGTCCTGGGGTAGGACTAAACGACGTAATGTCAAAATTGTGTTTCTGGTCGCTGATTCTCCTCAGACGTCCCAGTTCATCTCTCTCGAGTCACAAACGTACCAGGACATCGTGCAGGAGGACTTCATTGACAATTACAGCAACAACACATTAAAGACCATAATGGGATATAGTTGGGCAGTGAAGTATTGTTCTAAAGCAGACTTCTTTTTATTTGTGGACGACGACCATTTCGTGAACATACCCAAAGTGCTTCTATACATTAAATCTATTCCAGAAAACGAACGAAAAACAGTGTTTTATGGAAAGAAAGTAGTCAGTGCGGTTCCAAGTAGAGCCGATTCCAAATGGGCGATATCTAAGATCCACTTCCCCTTCCATTTGTTTCCGTCATATCTAGGAGGTGGTGCTTATCTTACTTCATACAGTTGTGCTCTCCGTTTCTACCATGCTTTTCCATATGTTGATTTCTTTTGGATAGACGATGTTTATTTAGGCATAGTCGCCCATAAACTCAACATCACTGCAAAGCACGTGAAACAGTTTATCACCAACGAAGAAAACCCATCCTTAGACAGAGGGTTCTTCTCGCATTTCAACAACCACAACGCAGAAGACATGATAAAAGCATGGCAACGTGCACAAGACAAATATGTGTGA